TTGTCATGTGACGTTTTGGCAACTTATAACTTTtactaggagtagtatattgtGATAATGCAAAATACagtaaaaattagtactatttcatAAATTAGTTAATGGAGTATAAGAACACGGAGATAGTCGAGAATAACACTAGAATTGTGACAATAGTCATGCATTTCTAGTGACAAGTTGATCATTTCAAACGAAACAAAAGGAGTACTAATCGCACCAAATGATAAAACAACAAACTATAATCACAACTGAATATAgagaattttcatttcaacatCGAAGcactaaatttttaataaactttgTTTATTGATATATTAAAAACTCAAATAGTACTATGACTCATCATTTCAAGGACCTCACCAAATTAAATGTTAGGTTTCAGCGGTAACCAAATTTATAACTCTTAATTTGACTACTGCACATAGGAGGGGGACCGTATCATAgacattttcatttctcaCTAATACATAATTAACACATACGAAGTAACATTGATATCAAACATATCAACATTCAATAACATTCTGTCATGTggtaatattttcaattttactgTATTCAACAATTAACGACTCAGacaatattcataatttcacaCCACTTCTATAAAGTTTCATCAATCTAAATTATCGCTTAAATTAAAAGCCACATGAGAAAATGGCATGATGCTAacatatcataattaaatttaacataaatgAATATCCAAGCATGTAGAGAAGAGATGCAACTAAACAAAGGAGACGAGTTAAAATCACAGGAGTTGGAAGACCATGCCAAAATCAAAAGCACAAAATAAGCTCAAAATTGATAACTGATGATAAAATCTGGCAAAGTTGACAAACACGGGTTTAACGTTCTACAGAGGCAAAATTAAAGCAAGCAGAACATGgttctaattaaaaaaattccattCCAAGCCCTGTACTACATAGCAGAGGGAAAGATACTTAGGTGTTCGTAGCCCTGGTGTATATCTGCTGGCTTGCATGAGCTGAAACCATTCTGATCAAACCTCTAGCCATCAATTCCCTGATTGCTTTCCTCGCCAGCGATCCACTGATCTGCACATAACAAGACATTTTACTAATGCATCAGCAACCAACAGTGGCGACCTTTCATATCCAAGAAAGGGATATGAAATGGAAGTATTGAACTGAAATGGAATTCAATTAGCAGGATATACATTAAAAACTAACAAAACAGACGGACTCCAAGTGCTAGAATTTACTACTCAATTACtttataattatacatattcTGTATTCAACAATATACAAAACTGAAAATCAAGAGAATTTCATTGAGAGAATTTCATTGAGAGAATTTCATCTGACTCGCAATGAATGAAATATGTATTGGCTAGGTACAATAGTAGATCATGATGCATAATGTAAACAGAGAAAACAACCAGATTGCATTATGTATATAACCAAttttcaacaattaaaattattgaacaACGTCacaattaatatactataagCACCTCATATTGAGCGCAATCTGCAAACTACAGAAACTACTATAGAGAAGACGAATTGAGGAAACCTATAATTTACAATCTACATCATGCTAAGTtgctaaaccctaaatttcatcaacaatATATCCAATTAACCAgctaaaacaataaaaggaGTTCGTGATTCAAATCAATTAGCACAATATCAtgattcaaatcaaaataacgtACCCTGAGACGATCGGAGAGAACGGAGGGAGTGATAAGCTTGTACTTGGGTGCCTCAGTCAGCAATTTGTCGTAGGTCGCCTTATCGAACAGCACCATGTTGTTCACCTTCTCCTTTTGCTTACCCTTGCTCCACTTCTGCAAGccaataattttcaataaataattaataaaaacctaaataacaaaaaaaggaaaacagaGACTAAAAGAACAGAAGGCGaccttcttcttctgcttTCCGCCTCCGGATTTCGCCGGCTTCGACGATGGTGGAGGAGCCTTATCCTTCTTCGGCGCCTGCGAAAAACGGAGTAAAAAGAATAAGCGTAAGTAGCGATATTGGATTTAAAAATTGAGCGAGATCCAGTATTAATGAATCAGAGCAGCGGCGCACCATCGCAATGCGAGTTCTACGTCGGTGGTGGAGGGCGGCTGGTTGGTTTAGCTCAGAGAGACTTGAGGCGAAGAGGAGAGGCTGCTTAATAATTCACGACCTAGTTAGGGTTTATATCTACTTCGCATTCAACGACGTCGTATTCGGTTATCAGGTGATGGGCTTGGGCTTATAGTGTTGGGCCTTATTTTTTGCTAAGCCCAATCAGTAAGCCTATTTTTACtccatttccaattttttagcagaaaaaataattccaaGTGCAAAGGTttgcattaaatatattattctatcatTAAATATAACCTTGAACATGCTATAttatttagtcaaattttaaataataaacaataatatattattataatttatgcCAACGAGAATGTTTTAATTAGCCTAAAATATATCATTGAGCACACCGTAtagtaaaatttgaaataatatacaCTAATCATGTATTTAATCACTGATTAGCTTTTATTCGAAATGGTATTCTACAAagtagttttatttaaaagaatattactaacatacattaattaattgtaatataGTTCTGCGTTGTTTTCATCTATTAATAAATCCACATACAAAtgaacaatattataaaaattataatcacgATCACTAAATTAATAGCGTATGACATGTCTATAAGATCTCAAAAGACTctgaaataatataatacagTATATTGAAGTGACGGAGGGCGCGGCGGCGTTGGAGGAAGAGCCGCATAGGCGGCATGGACGAGGTGGCGGCAGTGGTTGACAGGGAGGCGGCGCGGCAGCCTCCGatctcatttcttttattaattaataatgtgatgaataatgtgattttattttgtggttGTGATGATGTGCGGaagagtattttataattgtgtTGACTGGACAGACAATTTTTATGGTTATGGCGTGACTGTTCTGTTGTATTATGAACACTAGTACATTTTGAGAAGCATAAAATCCTAGTGAATATATTCCCACCGAGCTAAATCTATTACTAGTAAAATTTGGAGGAAACACCttgaaaaaatacattaaccGCCGTACACGTAgacaacaacaataaaataaatattaatgtcGGTCTCAAAATATTTCACCAAATTACATAATATATCATGATCATGACATAGACAGATACCCTAATTAACCAAATAAAAGTAGACATATGCACAATTATTTCAGCACAAATGCACGCAGCCATATTCCATTCCTCAAATTATCAGAATAAATACAATACAACTAGTTAGTTATTCTTGACTTTTGAGACATAGGAAAAGATGCATATgcttattgaaaaataattaacaacactaatattattttagaaaatcattaaataaaaaagaaaaggtggAATCCGAGTCAGAAATCAGATGATCCACCGTGTGAATCTCCCAACTAGGAACAGTTTCTAGATTATTCGAAACTAAATaggtagtaatattttataagaaaCACGAagtcaattaattaaaccAACGAGGATGTCTGAATCCTTATCTGCTGCTTTAATGCGCTTTTAGAGGCATATTAAAAGTTGCTTTAGGATCTTAAAAGCGTGATTAACTCTCTCATTTAATCTTGGATTAGGAGGAATTATTATGTTTGggagaataaaataacttCTATTTAGTGCCGGAATAACATCAAAAAGTCTAAAGTGGTGTTAGGAAAAGaaagttattatttatttattagttatttgCCTTTTATTTCCACTACGACAAATGTTGAATcatagtactccatatgttTAGTTCGTGTATAATTGAGACATTAAGATGTTAATTTTTACTAGAACTATATcgactatatttttattctttatataCTTGAGTGTATAATCTTGCTTCTTCATAAACTTACTTTGATACATAttgcattaataatatttttttatacatcAATGATggttcaaattaaattttaattaaagacaaaatccaaataaatcACGATATGTCAAATTCtatttatcattaaaaatctgaaaattaaatcacgaaagatgaaaattttaCGATTATATCACCCGCCTCATTTTCGGCAAAAATATGCAATGATATGACAACCGGTTTTAAACACGTGGAATTGTTATGACTACGTTGACTCACTTTTTAGGATGATACATGTTTATGTTATGTGGTGCATGCTTAAAATCTGTTGGTatattattgcatattttattggTAAGGAGACAAATTAGATAATTGcgaaattcaattttcagattttgaaaaatataggACTAACTTGAATTTGATTCATCTTTTCCCTGATTTATTTGACAATTaccatttaaataataaagagagaatttttttacatgctcctctttatatttttgggtTCGACTTATTGATGGTAATAAGTATAACTAATAAAACCATTTAATAATCCACGAAACAATATTCGGGCATCACTATAAACAGAGCAACAATGTCTCTTAATTTATAGTTTctttattgaaaaattgaaatctaaATAAAGACAAGTTATATATTATTTGGAGTTGATGGTTAATGCTTTGGAAAAAAGCATGTCTCCCACTTAAGGCACTATTACTTGGATAATGTAAATCAAAGTGAGACCATGGAGCCCAGAGATCTGTGGCTCACTCAAATTATTCTTAATTTGCTTCCATTAAATCGGTcccatcattttcatttatggcTTACACTTCATAATCAATTGTGAAtccaaataaagaaagaaaaattccTAATATTCCACACATCACGCTATGCATGTTAAATTAATCCATGTATTTTGTTAATCACAATTCACATCTACAATTGTTATTTGGGAAATATGTAGTATGTACTCAGAGCTATCTATTGGAATCAAATCACGTAAAATTGAATGTAATTAATATgatctaattttattacatcGTGTAGCATTTcatatgatataaaatatgatacaCGTAggtttggaaataaaaaattaaaacagaaaCTATGTTTCaagatccaaaaataaattttgattgaaaattcAGTCAAGAGTTTTGTTGCTAAAAGGTGTCATTGGGAGCAGCCTTACCTCGTTGTTGACTGCTAAGTTTTGTAACAGGATACCGTTCGTCGCTAGTTGCGAGTTCATCGTGGTTTTGTTGCAAAATCTGGACGGTGATGGTCATCGATGACCATTTTTTACGACAATGGTACTGTTAAACTAGGTTACTCAATAATGTGTGATGGGCAAAAAAATGTTTGTcgcaatttatttttcaacccGTTTTTAAACATCCATTCTTTTCAGTCACAAGTCCATCACAAATCGGGCTTATGATGAAAAAAGGAAGGATTTTGAAATAGAATTATCAACATTTTTTAGAAGCATATGAACCGCAAATCGCAATACTGAGTATTTTTCCTATTATTATTGGAgttgaaattttgagaataatAAAGGTCTATAATATCCTTAATGCCGCAAtccaaattataaattaggtatttttatccattaacacatttttaaaGATATGAATGTCCATGATATATTTGTAGTACTCCAAATAGAAAGATGGGACATAGACTGCTATGTAACCTTTAAGGTGGGACACATTTGAATTATATCCAATAAAACTCCATTTCTTACTTATTCCCATGAGATATTGAGCGAGTAAAGGGCAATTATACAgccataaattaaatttggacATTTTGTATGTCCGACAAAATCATAAGTTCACTGTGGTCCATTGCTTTTAGATTcttatttgtgattatttaTCTGGAATTCCCAAATATCGAATAAAccaatacaaaaatattactactactacttagaTTGACCTTGTTGTTAAGTTAAGTCAATGAAATTGTCATGACTAATTCCAACGTTCGTACATTGAACAAGCACGTTCACGCGTGAGGTACAGCCATCGAGGATGGATGATCGAGAGCGAAGACTCCATCGAGCAGTTGTGCTAAGAGCGGATAAAGTGTTGAAGGCAGTGTTGAAGCCGTGAATGAGACTGGTCAAGGAGAAGATGTGGATGATATAGACTTGGGCCGAGGAGAAGCAATGCATGAGAAGTCTACGTCATCAACATCTTCTCTTTGATATGTCTCAATCACAAAGCTTTGGCATGATCACGTTGTGTTTAGTTGAAGAAAATGGATGATCATCACCGTCTATATATTTGAAGTTTTAAGCCAGTTTTGATGAATATAATGCTAGGTGATAGTATTAATCTAATTCCAACACATTTTGCATATAACTTTTAAATCAAGAACGATACACTTATTAAGTGGTGGCACAAATTATGCACAACTTTCGTGAACGATACACTTATTAAGTGGTGGCACAAATTATGCACAACTTTCGTGAATGTGGATGTTGAATTGATTCATCAACAAAGCACTTtagtaatattattagatCAAACATGTGGTTGAGAAttggtttcaatttttatgttgGTATTCTCAAGTTAATAAATTGGTTTCTATATTAACTACAGAAGTGATGGGCCTAATGTTTGTGGTTGAATTTGGAAAGATGTTTGCATGGTGTACTTTACTAAAAAAGGGAATTTTGAAGGTCCCAAAATTGTAAAAGAGTAGTGctaaataccaaaatatcaTAGCTTTTTGGAGGGCCATTCTTGAAAATAATTTCCTACATCTTTAATTGCCACATACACAAATAATTCAAGCATTATAATTGGCGGGGAGCGAAGGAAAGCGAATGCCAAGTGGCAATTTCTTAGCTAGTAAGCAAATACAAATTGGCCCTACAATAATACTAATAAGCTCAAAAATTTTGGAACTGcattacaaataataaactCATAGACTACCACATCTCTTAGTCTCCaaaatatctttaaataatacaataatatataaataaataaatatgttcaACTTGCaagtatatttttcattaaactAATTTCTACGTCAATCCGTAACAGTATCAATCAAATAcacaactcatattaaaattaaagttccAATCATGAATTTAATGTTCATTACTTTTCATATTTGGCAGTCACTATATTAACAATTTCTAAGACATGagaaatatgattaaaaataatcaagtaGACTATACAGAGAAACTAAAATAGTAGGCAAAGTAGATCGATTAATGTTAATCAGCAATTAATTTGGCACAATATTGAAcattttagatcattttttaaagaaagaagcaacattaaaatcataaattaaattcaaacatataattgcactagtactataataatttttatttatttgttctttATTGAAAAATCATAGTTTTTGTGAAAACCCTATATTTATCGAAGAAATTAATAGGGAGTCCTGCATGCTTGctattaaatcattaatttaaagACTAGTGTGtatttttcactaaaaatTTAACCTACATAATAGAAAATCCCATCAAGTACACATGAAACCGGACaacaatcaatcaaattaTGGATAACGAGTAGA
The nucleotide sequence above comes from Salvia hispanica cultivar TCC Black 2014 chromosome 5, UniMelb_Shisp_WGS_1.0, whole genome shotgun sequence. Encoded proteins:
- the LOC125186756 gene encoding 40S ribosomal protein S25, with the translated sequence MAPKKDKAPPPSSKPAKSGGGKQKKKKWSKGKQKEKVNNMVLFDKATYDKLLTEAPKYKLITPSVLSDRLRISGSLARKAIRELMARGLIRMVSAHASQQIYTRATNT